One genomic window of Verrucomicrobiota bacterium includes the following:
- the nifS gene encoding cysteine desulfurase NifS: MNQRAVHYFDNNATTRIAPEVFEAMRPFLTDLWGNASSGYHFGRQVARHVDTAREQLAAMLNAEPGEIVFTSCGTESSNAALHSALVTQPGRRHVLTTAVEHSANMNFGAYLDRRGYEVTYLPVDSDGALDLHLVEKSIQPDTAIVSVMWANNETGVLFPIEEIAAICHSKGAIFHTDAVQVAGKLPIDVRALDCDFLSLSAHKMHAPKGIGALFVKRNARFQPYLIGGQQERGRRAGTQNVPYIVGFGRAAELATANLREEDTRIRGLRDRFEQAVLSMIPTCVRNGAKEPRLPNTSNIAFESVEAEAVLMLLDQEGICASSGSACTTGSLHPSHVLTAMGVNARRARGSVRFSFGIDNTAAELDHLLAKLPPIIAKLRAMPPTRPQSAAAASHDHAGTDPRMAGEPVEA, encoded by the coding sequence ATGAACCAGCGCGCCGTCCATTACTTCGACAACAACGCCACTACGCGCATCGCGCCGGAGGTGTTCGAGGCAATGCGCCCGTTTCTCACGGACCTCTGGGGCAATGCATCGAGCGGTTACCACTTCGGGCGGCAAGTCGCCCGGCATGTTGACACCGCGCGCGAACAGCTCGCCGCGATGCTCAACGCCGAGCCGGGCGAAATCGTCTTCACGAGCTGCGGGACCGAGTCGAGCAACGCCGCGCTGCACAGCGCGCTGGTCACCCAACCCGGCCGGCGCCACGTGCTCACCACGGCCGTCGAACATTCGGCGAACATGAACTTCGGCGCCTACCTCGATCGCCGCGGCTACGAAGTCACCTACCTGCCGGTTGATTCCGACGGCGCGCTCGACCTGCACCTGGTCGAGAAGTCCATCCAGCCCGACACCGCGATCGTGTCCGTGATGTGGGCGAACAACGAGACCGGCGTGCTGTTCCCGATCGAGGAGATCGCCGCAATCTGCCACAGCAAGGGCGCGATCTTCCACACCGACGCGGTGCAAGTCGCGGGCAAGCTGCCGATTGATGTTCGCGCGCTCGATTGCGATTTCCTTTCACTCTCCGCGCACAAGATGCATGCGCCGAAGGGGATCGGCGCGCTCTTCGTGAAGCGCAACGCCAGGTTTCAACCCTATCTCATCGGCGGCCAGCAGGAACGCGGGCGCCGCGCAGGCACCCAGAATGTCCCCTACATCGTCGGCTTCGGCCGGGCGGCCGAACTCGCGACGGCGAACCTGCGCGAGGAAGACACGCGCATCCGCGGACTCCGCGACCGCTTCGAGCAGGCCGTCCTCTCGATGATTCCAACCTGCGTGCGCAATGGCGCGAAGGAACCGCGGCTTCCAAACACGAGCAACATCGCCTTCGAATCCGTGGAGGCCGAGGCGGTGCTGATGCTGCTCGACCAGGAAGGCATCTGCGCATCGAGCGGTTCCGCGTGCACGACGGGCTCGCTGCATCCGTCGCACGTGCTCACCGCGATGGGCGTGAACGCGCGCCGCGCCCGCGGAAGCGTCCGGTTCAGCTTCGGCATTGACAACACAGCCGCCGAGCTCGACCACTTGCTCGCCAAGCTCCCGCCCATCATTGCGAAGCTGCGGGCGATGCCCCCGACGAGGCCGCAATCCGCCGCCGCCGCGTCCCACGACCACGCCGGGACGGACCCGAGGATGGCCGGCGAACCCGTCGAGGCTTGA